The Myroides fluvii region TTTGTTTGCTTTTAGCTCTTCCTCTGTAATTCCGTTGGCAACAAGTTTGGCAAATTCTTCGTTGATTGCTGTTTCGACTTCTCCTTGCTTTGTTGGATTTAAGAAAGCATAAATCATCCAGCTCGACGTGTTGGTATTTGGATTACTAGGAACTGTTAACGATGTACCTGCCCCATAGCTAATCCCCTCTTTTTCACGTAAGCGCTGTGGGATACGAGCGGTCATAAATCCACCACCCATTACTTCATTTGCAAACGTTAAGGCAGGAAAGTCTGGATTTGATTTATTCATCTCAAAGTTTAATTGACCAACAGCGGCTGCGTTTTCTTTATCTGGAGTTTGAATAATTTCTTTTCCTTGTTTCGTTGCAAACGGCTTTGGATAAGCTCTTTCAAATGTTGCTTGGTTGTTCCAATTTCCTAAAACGCCCTCAAGCAATGCTTTAACTTCCTCTTGGTTTTGCATACCTAATACGGTAGCAACTCCGTTATTTGCGCCAAAGAATTTCGCATAAAAGGCCTTGATTTGTTCAATGCTTACAGCCTTAGATCCGTCAATGTCCTCTTGTGCTGAAGATGAATAGTAAATACTTCCCTTTTCTTCATTAGACGTCAACTGTGATATTCTGTTGAAAGCAACCGTTTGAGGATCATTTAAAGTACTCTCTAAATACGTGGTGTGTTCTAATTTTAATTTAGTCAATTCACTTTCAGGAAATACAGGATTCTTCAACACATCGTTTAAAATATCCATTGTTTCTTTAATGGTATTTCGATAAGAAGAAACTGAAATTAAGATGTGTTGGCTTGAGAAACGAATACTAACACTTGATTTTAATTGATCCAATTGATCTTGGATTGCTTGTTTTGATCTTGTTGTTGTACCTGTGGTCAGTAAATCGGCAGTAAAACTTCCAATGTATTGTTTGTGGAGTAAATCTTTTTGGTTTCCAACTGGAATTTGCACGAAAATATTTACTTTTTCTCCTTTTAGATCTTTGTCTATAATACCGTATTTCATGCCATTAGCCAACTGACCTGACGTGTAATTTTGCTCTAAATTGGCAATCGTGGGAGCAAAATCTCTAATATCATGAGAGGTCTCTTTTCCTTTGTAATCCTTCACTAAATTCGCAATATCTGTATTTAAGAATTCGGTTGGTTTTACGCGAACCTCCTCTTTTGTAGGAATGAATAACCCGACAGTGCGGTTGTTGTCTTTGAAGTATTTCTTGGCTACGCGTTTGATATCTTCTAACGTTAAGTTTTCAATATTATCACGGTGCAAGAAAGCCAAGCGATAATCACCAGAACCGATGATTTCCGTTAAGTTAATTGCCGTTCCAATCGTATTGTTTTGCAGGGATTCGATATCCTTAAGCAGGCTTGTCTTTGCGCGGTCTAAATCAGCTTGTGTATACGCAATATCTCCAATTTTGGCTACTTCAGCTTTAATGTCTGCTAAAGTTTTTAGTTGGTCTTTATCATTGGGAACATCAAAATTGAACAACATAAAACTAGCATCTCGTACAGTTGGACTATACGCCCATAAAGAAGATACCTTTTGTGTTTCAACTAAGGCCTGGTGTAAATACCCCGATGGATCATTGTTTAAAATGTGCTCTAAAGCTTCTAAAGCCGCAAAATCCTTATCTGCATAAGAGGCAGTGTGATACAGCATTTGGATGTGTTTACTGTCTCCATTTCGTTTTACTTCAATGTATTTTTCACCATCTTGAGCGGGCTCAACCGTTAAGATTTCATCCAATACACGGGTTGGCTTAGGAATAACCGAGAAATGCTGTTCGATATATTCGATGGCTTTTTTCTCGTCAAATTTTCCAGCTACAACTAACACCGCATTATCAGGTTGGTAATATTTCTCGTAAAAACGTCTCAGTTGAGGTGTTTTTACGCGTTCAATGTCTTCTTTAGATCCAATAGTGCTCAAACCATAGTTATGCCATAAGTAGGCGGTATTGGTTGTTCGCTCCATTAATACACCTGTTGGATCGTTTTCTCCAATCTCAAACTCGTTGCGCACTACAGAAAATTCTTTGTCTAAGTCTTCTTGTAAAATGGTCGCGTTAATCATACGATCCGCTTCCATTTCCAAAGCCCAAGTTAAGTTTTCATCTGTAGAAGGAAATACTTCGTAGTAATTCGTTCTATCGTAATAGGTAGTGCCATTAGCTGCCCCTCCCTTATCCGAGAGCATTTTCTTGATATCCCCTAAGTTTTTCGTGCTTTTGAAAAGCATATGCTCGAGTAAGTGAGCCATTCCTTTTTCTCCAAACCCTTCGTGTTTAGAACCTACTTTGTAGACAATGTTTACCACTAAGTTGTTTTGAGAAGCATCTGGAAGTAATAAAACCTGAAGCCCATTGCTTAGTTTGTATTCTTTAATGTCTTCGACTTGCGTGACAAAAGTAGCTTTGCTTCTTTGTTGTGCGACAGTGAAATTGGTAAAACCAATAGCACTCGCCAGTACAAGGGTGTAAAAAATTCTTTTCATTTAAATTGTTTTATGCTAATTGGTTGGAAATAACTCAAATTCAGTAACAATAAGAGCTTATGGTAGATAAGTCGCCAATTTTTCCTCTTGTTACTGATTAACATAAATTTAGGTTTTGATTGAATCTGGTTAGCATAAAAAAATCCAGCACTTAGCTGAGGCCAAGTGCTGGATTTATTTTTTAGTTATATTTTTTTTTTTCTAGGTTAATACTTGTCTTTAAACCCATTAAAGTGATACAATAAAGTTTGTTTATCTGTATAACCCGATTGTTTCCACAAGAGTTTTCCTTCTCTAAACAACAGTAAGGTAGGAACACCTCTCATGTTGTATTGGGTACTGTATTGTGCTGTTAGCGCTTGATTTTTATCAACGTCAATTTTGATGATGGTAATGTCATCCTTCAAAATTGCCTTTACTTCTTCCAAAACAGGGGCTTGCATCTGACAAGGTCCACACCATGTAGCGAAAAAGTCGACCAATACAAATTGATCTGATTGAATTAACGCTTCAAATTTTGTCATGATTCTTATTTTAAATTAGAGGAACAAGTAGAGGTACAGCTATTATCTTCTAAGGCAATTCCCGTATTTTTAATCGCGCCAAATCCACCAATTACATCAATCATGTTGTGGTATCCTCTTGCTTTCAAGATAGAGGTAGCAATCAATGAACGATATCCACCTGCACAGTGAATATAGAAATTTCCTGTTAAAGGGAATTCAGCCAAGTGATCATTCAAGAAATCCAAAGGCGTGTGGTTTAGATTTTTGTATTGAATGTGTGAAGCATCGTATTCTCCTGGTTTTCTCACGTCAAAAATGGCGATATCTCCTGCGTTCATTGCAGTTTCTAATTCACTTGCCGTTACTTGTTGTACGGTGTCATATTCTTTTCCAGCGCTTTTCCAAGCGGTGAAACCACCCGCTAAATAACCGAGGGAGTTGTCATAACCTACTCTGGATAGGCGGATGATACACTCTTGTTCACGACCTTCAGGGGCGATAATTAAAATCGCTTGTTTGATATCGGTGATTAAGGCACCTACCCAGGGAGCAAATTGCCCATCTAATCCAATAAAAATAGATCCAGGGATATGTCCAGCTGCAAAATCTGCTGCTGATCGAACATCGAGAAGCAAAGCACCAGATTCTTCCGCTAAAACCTCAAAATCATTCGGAGTTAACGCTTGATTGTTTTGAATGATGTGCTCCACATTTTCGTATCCTTCTTTATTTAATTTTACATTTAAAGGGAAATACGCAGGAGGAGGTAATAAACCATCCGTTACTTCTTTTACAAACTCTGCTTCTGTCATATCTGCGCGTAAAGCGTAGTTGTTTTGCTTTTGGTCTCCTAAGGTTCCTACTGTTTCCTTGCTTAAGTTTTTACCACAAGCCGATCCTGCTCCATGTGCTGGATAAACAATTAAATCATCCGCCAACGGCATGATTTTATCGCGTAAACTGTGGTATAAAGTTGCTGCTAATTGCTCTTGCGTTAAGCTAGCTGCCTTTTGGGCCAAATCAGGACGACCTACGTCTCCTAAGAATAGGGTGTCGCCAGTGAAAATAGCGTGATCTTTGCCGTTTTCATCCTTTAACAAGTAGGTTGTACTTTCCATAGTGTGTCCAGGTGTATGCAAGGCAGTAATGGTAATGTCTCCCAATTGAAATACCTCGCCATCCTGTGCAATATGCGCCTGGAATGTCGGATTTGCATTCGGACCATATACAATTGGAGCGCCTGTTTTTTCTGCTAAGGTAACGTGTCCACTAACGAAATCTGCGTGAAAGTGCGTTTCGAAAATGTATGTAATGGTCGCCTGATCTTTCGTTGCTTTGTCTACATATTGTTGTACTTCGCGTAAAGGGTCAATAATAGCAACTTCGCCATTACTTTCTATATAGTAAGCACCTTGTGCTAAACATCCAGTATAAATTTGTTCTATCTTCATAAGTCGTGTTTATTTTTAAATGATATAGTAAAAGTAAGAAGATGTTTTGAATTGCGCTGTAACCTAAGTTACAAACTAGAAAAACACTTCTTTGCTAAATATGTACAGGGCCATCAGGAAGACAAAATAGCCGAATCCTTTTTTTAAGTTGTTGTCTGGGATATAGCGCGTAAGGAATATCCCTATAAATAAGCCAATAATTGAAATACTACTAAACGTTAATAGTAAGTTCCAGTCAATCAATGGGTTGTTGATGTCGCCTAAAAAACCGACAAGAGATTGGATAGCAACGATAAACAAAGACGTCCCCACAGCTTCTTTCATGCTACTGTTGGCAAATAGGACTAGTGCAGGGATAATTAAAAATCCACCACCAGCACCTACGGTTCCTGCCACAATCCCAATCAGAATTCCTTGAAGAATTAATTTACCTTGTTGCGGTTGTGTAGGGGGAGAAGTGATTGCCTTGGGGCGAATCATTTTCATGGAAGAAGCAAACATCACCAAGGCAAAGAGCACCATAAGGAGAACGTTCTTCGAAAGAGTCATCGTTCCGAATACAAAAGTGTCCGGAACTAAAGGTAATACAAATGCACGCATCGCATAAACAGCAAGTAAGGATGGAATACCAAAGAGGAAGGCCTGTTTGTAATTTACTTTGCGGTTTATGGCATTTTGTACTCCCCCTACTAAGGCGGTAGATCCTACAATAAATAGAGAATAAGCGGTTGCTAAAAAAGGTTCTATTTTTAAAATGTACACCAAAATGGGCACGGTTAAAATGGAGCCTCCACTGCCAATTAAGCCAAGGGAAATGCCCACGAATAGGGCCAGAGCATAACCGACAATTTCTATGTTCATGAGTAATTGTTTTTGAGTAATTCGATGTATTTTCTGTTCAAGCGAATAATCCCTTGATTCTCTAACGTCTTTAAAATACGAGAGATGACCACTCTCGAAGTATTTAATTCATCCGCTAGTTCTTGGTGTGTATTCTGAATGAATTTACTGTTGTAAATTTTAGCTTTATCTTGTAGCAGTTTGCACAAACGCTCTTCCATATTCATGAAAGCCAAGCTGTCAATAGCCGAAAGCATTTCGTTCATTCTGTTGTTGTAGCTGTTCAAAACAAAGTTGCGCCAGCTTTTATAGCGAACCAGCCAATCATCCATTTTGCTTACGGGAACTAAGATTACACTGCCATCTTTTTCTGCAATAGAGCGCACTTGACTCTTGGTTTCTCCCAAACAACAAGTTAAGGTCATCGCGCAAGTGTCTCCTTCTTCAATATAGTACAAGACAATTTCTCCTTCTTTCTGATCTTCGCGGATAATTTTGATCGCACCCGATAATAATAAGGGGATTTTTTTGATGTATTCCCCAATTTCCATCAGGCGTTCTCCTTCTGTAAAGTCTTTAATCGTAGAGACTTCAATGATCTCGTCTAACAATTTTTCTTCAAAAAGACTGTGATATTTCTCTCTAATACTATGTCCCATAATAACTCCTTCCGTTGTTTGGATTTAAAGATAGTATAAATGGTGTAGGTATCAAAAATAGAAGAAGATCTGCGTCTAATTTTTTAATGGGGCAGCCATTTTTTTACCAGGCCATAAAACCAAGTGCCCAATAAAGCGCCTATAATCGCAAGAATAATGGGATAAAAACCCGCACCTAATAAAGCAAACATGGGGCCAGGACAAGCACCGCCCAGCGCCCAACCTAATCCGAAGAAAATTCCGCCAATTAAATAGCGAGGTACACTCTTTTCTTTAGGGGTAAACACGATGGGATTGCCCGAAAAGTCGTTGCTTTTTTTCCTTTTGATGATTTGGGTTGCAAGAACCGCTAAGGTGAGTGCTGTTCCCATAATTCCATACATATGAAAACTGTCAAATTGAAACATTTCGTAAATTCTAAACCAAGAAGAAGCTCCTGATTTAAACATGCCAATACCAAATAAGATACCGACAAATAAATAGGCTATTTTTTTCATTGTTCAGGTATTAAAATAGAAGTGGAAAAATAAGGTGTACCATAATGAGTCCACCGATGAAGAACCCCACCACTGCGATGAGTGAGGGAAGTTGGAAGTTGCTCAAACCAGTAATCGCATG contains the following coding sequences:
- a CDS encoding M16 family metallopeptidase yields the protein MKRIFYTLVLASAIGFTNFTVAQQRSKATFVTQVEDIKEYKLSNGLQVLLLPDASQNNLVVNIVYKVGSKHEGFGEKGMAHLLEHMLFKSTKNLGDIKKMLSDKGGAANGTTYYDRTNYYEVFPSTDENLTWALEMEADRMINATILQEDLDKEFSVVRNEFEIGENDPTGVLMERTTNTAYLWHNYGLSTIGSKEDIERVKTPQLRRFYEKYYQPDNAVLVVAGKFDEKKAIEYIEQHFSVIPKPTRVLDEILTVEPAQDGEKYIEVKRNGDSKHIQMLYHTASYADKDFAALEALEHILNNDPSGYLHQALVETQKVSSLWAYSPTVRDASFMLFNFDVPNDKDQLKTLADIKAEVAKIGDIAYTQADLDRAKTSLLKDIESLQNNTIGTAINLTEIIGSGDYRLAFLHRDNIENLTLEDIKRVAKKYFKDNNRTVGLFIPTKEEVRVKPTEFLNTDIANLVKDYKGKETSHDIRDFAPTIANLEQNYTSGQLANGMKYGIIDKDLKGEKVNIFVQIPVGNQKDLLHKQYIGSFTADLLTTGTTTRSKQAIQDQLDQLKSSVSIRFSSQHILISVSSYRNTIKETMDILNDVLKNPVFPESELTKLKLEHTTYLESTLNDPQTVAFNRISQLTSNEEKGSIYYSSSAQEDIDGSKAVSIEQIKAFYAKFFGANNGVATVLGMQNQEEVKALLEGVLGNWNNQATFERAYPKPFATKQGKEIIQTPDKENAAAVGQLNFEMNKSNPDFPALTFANEVMGGGFMTARIPQRLREKEGISYGAGTSLTVPSNPNTNTSSWMIYAFLNPTKQGEVETAINEEFAKLVANGITEEELKANKVSWKSSRQTALGNDNYLLSLSNLYLTFDIPFSDFDKLNADIEKLTVKQVNAAIKKYLQPSKFTTIYVGDFTKK
- the trxA gene encoding thioredoxin, encoding MTKFEALIQSDQFVLVDFFATWCGPCQMQAPVLEEVKAILKDDITIIKIDVDKNQALTAQYSTQYNMRGVPTLLLFREGKLLWKQSGYTDKQTLLYHFNGFKDKY
- a CDS encoding MBL fold metallo-hydrolase, whose product is MKIEQIYTGCLAQGAYYIESNGEVAIIDPLREVQQYVDKATKDQATITYIFETHFHADFVSGHVTLAEKTGAPIVYGPNANPTFQAHIAQDGEVFQLGDITITALHTPGHTMESTTYLLKDENGKDHAIFTGDTLFLGDVGRPDLAQKAASLTQEQLAATLYHSLRDKIMPLADDLIVYPAHGAGSACGKNLSKETVGTLGDQKQNNYALRADMTEAEFVKEVTDGLLPPPAYFPLNVKLNKEGYENVEHIIQNNQALTPNDFEVLAEESGALLLDVRSAADFAAGHIPGSIFIGLDGQFAPWVGALITDIKQAILIIAPEGREQECIIRLSRVGYDNSLGYLAGGFTAWKSAGKEYDTVQQVTASELETAMNAGDIAIFDVRKPGEYDASHIQYKNLNHTPLDFLNDHLAEFPLTGNFYIHCAGGYRSLIATSILKARGYHNMIDVIGGFGAIKNTGIALEDNSCTSTCSSNLK
- a CDS encoding sulfite exporter TauE/SafE family protein, producing MNIEIVGYALALFVGISLGLIGSGGSILTVPILVYILKIEPFLATAYSLFIVGSTALVGGVQNAINRKVNYKQAFLFGIPSLLAVYAMRAFVLPLVPDTFVFGTMTLSKNVLLMVLFALVMFASSMKMIRPKAITSPPTQPQQGKLILQGILIGIVAGTVGAGGGFLIIPALVLFANSSMKEAVGTSLFIVAIQSLVGFLGDINNPLIDWNLLLTFSSISIIGLFIGIFLTRYIPDNNLKKGFGYFVFLMALYIFSKEVFF
- a CDS encoding Crp/Fnr family transcriptional regulator, which translates into the protein MGHSIREKYHSLFEEKLLDEIIEVSTIKDFTEGERLMEIGEYIKKIPLLLSGAIKIIREDQKEGEIVLYYIEEGDTCAMTLTCCLGETKSQVRSIAEKDGSVILVPVSKMDDWLVRYKSWRNFVLNSYNNRMNEMLSAIDSLAFMNMEERLCKLLQDKAKIYNSKFIQNTHQELADELNTSRVVISRILKTLENQGIIRLNRKYIELLKNNYS
- a CDS encoding DUF6691 family protein, producing MKKIAYLFVGILFGIGMFKSGASSWFRIYEMFQFDSFHMYGIMGTALTLAVLATQIIKRKKSNDFSGNPIVFTPKEKSVPRYLIGGIFFGLGWALGGACPGPMFALLGAGFYPIILAIIGALLGTWFYGLVKKWLPH